DNA from Corynebacterium stationis:
CTTCTTCTTCAATGTTCAGACGCAGCAGAAGGTTGTCGCGCTGGACAAGGATCCAGAGGTAACCGTTGACGTCACTGCTTTCCAGTGGAACTGGAAGTTCGGTTACGCCAACTTGGGTGCTGAGATTTCTCCAACCGGTTCTGTATACGAAGGCCGCGATGAAGACCGTCACCAGGCGGCGGAAGCTGCTTCGGTAGACCCAGAAGACATGAAGAACGCGAACCCAATTCACGGACGTTCGATGGGTGACCTTTCTTACCTGAACTACAACGAGATCGAAACCTTGGGCTCCACCGAAGAGGTTCCAGTCTTGGTTCTGCCAACCAACACTCCAATTGAGTTCCGTTTGGCTTCCGGCGACGTATCCCACTCCTTCTGGGTGCCGGAATTCTTGTTCAAGCGCGATACCTACGCTCACCCAGAAGCTAACCAGCAGGAGCGTAGCTTCCAGATTTCCGAAATCACTGAAGAAGGCGCTTTCGTAGGCCGCTGTGCGGAAATGTGCGGTACTTACCACGCAATGATGAACTTCGAGGTTCGTACTGTAAGTCCAGAAGCATTCGAAGAGTACATGCAGTTCCGCATGGACAACCCAGATGCTCCTAACTCTGAGGCACTGGCTTCCATTGGTGAAGAGCCATACGCAACCAGTACTTCGCCGTTCAACAGCTCCCGTGAGGGCACCCGCGAAGGCGACAACTTCGTTGACGCCAGCGCAAAGGCATAAAGGTAAAAGGAGTAACTAGACATGAAACCTAGTGCGAAAACTTTCTACTCAATCGGCGCTTATATCTTTATCGCGCTGCTGTTGTACGCATTCGGCACTGCCTACATGGACAATGACGCTTCCATGGGCGGCGCTGAGTACGTCGGTATCGTGGCGTTGACGATGTCTCTATTGTTGTGTCTGATGCTTGGTGGCTACCTGCACATCACGGAGCGTGGAACCGACGTACTTCCAGAGGA
Protein-coding regions in this window:
- a CDS encoding cytochrome c oxidase subunit II — translated: MGQRKERTITRKAGLAGALALGGAALAGCEVAPPQAMSNILGFGWPDGITPEAHAMHNYWIWVWVVAWIIGIIMWGFFLVAIFRWSAKRAKKKGFGEFPKALQYNVPLELALTVIPVIIIMALFFFNVQTQQKVVALDKDPEVTVDVTAFQWNWKFGYANLGAEISPTGSVYEGRDEDRHQAAEAASVDPEDMKNANPIHGRSMGDLSYLNYNEIETLGSTEEVPVLVLPTNTPIEFRLASGDVSHSFWVPEFLFKRDTYAHPEANQQERSFQISEITEEGAFVGRCAEMCGTYHAMMNFEVRTVSPEAFEEYMQFRMDNPDAPNSEALASIGEEPYATSTSPFNSSREGTREGDNFVDASAKA
- a CDS encoding cytochrome c oxidase subunit 4; protein product: MKPSAKTFYSIGAYIFIALLLYAFGTAYMDNDASMGGAEYVGIVALTMSLLLCLMLGGYLHITERGTDVLPEDWEEAEVEDAAGIYGFFSPGSIWPFAMTCAIGILGYGLAFYFLWMIVLGLVMLAWSATMLSLQYGLPKEKH